The following are encoded together in the Xylanibacillus composti genome:
- a CDS encoding DUF3880 domain-containing protein — MDQFRLPHIYWSVEDPLYTDSIVMAIIETSKPDFIFTICKSMVEYYRSFGFPCAHLDWGINL; from the coding sequence GTGGATCAATTCCGTCTGCCGCACATCTATTGGTCTGTTGAAGACCCACTGTATACGGATTCCATAGTTATGGCCATCATCGAGACGTCGAAGCCGGACTTTATTTTTACGATCTGCAAGTCGATGGTGGAATATTATCGATCATTCGGTTTCCCATGCGCTCATCTGGATTGGGGAATCAATCTATAG